A stretch of Henckelia pumila isolate YLH828 chromosome 4, ASM3356847v2, whole genome shotgun sequence DNA encodes these proteins:
- the LOC140861387 gene encoding uncharacterized protein gives MITLNHSNWIWVTTKAHVNGQPISRVLVDNSSVVNILTLRVFKNLEKEETDLIPTEVSVTAITGEATKTIVVFPVEVLVGSKTSISAFFLENSSANFQVLLEMEAVAAAIKKALVQQIVDLDLALAPSQLEDHQPHVQDPLEEVNLGYWDNPKPIYISSLLNDEFKSKLKELLKNFKDCFAWIYEDILGLDQKLVKHCLPIKDDFKQYKQPVWRMSKKVEAKLKEEIEKYVEWISNVVPVVKKNVKLRICIDFKDLNRATPKDVYVMPIADMLVYSEANMLE, from the exons ATGATTACACTTAATCACTCAAATtggatatgggttactacaaaGGCACATGTGAATGGTCAACCAATTTCAAGGGTACTGGTTGATAACAGTTCTGTAGTGAACATTTTAACACTAAGGGTATTCAAGAACCTTGAAAAAGAGGAAACTGATCTTATTCCAACCGAGGTCTCTGTCACAGCAATTACAGGGGAAGCTACCAAGACTATTGTAGTGTTCCCAGTAGAGGTGTTAGTGGGGAGCAAGACCTCTATTTCGGCATTCTTTTTGGAGAATTCTTCTGCTAATTTCCAGGTGTTGTTAG AGATGGAGGCAGTTGCAGCCGCTATTAAGAAGGCATTGGTGCAGCAGATAGTGGACTTG GATCTCGCACTAGCACCATCACAGTTGGAGGATCACCAACCTCATGTTCAAGATCCACTTGAGGAAGTGAACTTGGGATATTGGGATAATCCTAAACCTATATATATCAGTTCTTTGTTAAATGATGAATTCAAAAGTAAATTGAAGGAACTTTTGAAAAACTTCAAAGATTGCTTTGCTTGGATTTACGAGGATATTCTTGGGTTGGATCAAAAATTAGTAAAACATTGTCTTCCTATCAAAGATGATTTCAAACAATACAAGCAACCAGTTTGGAGAATGTCCAAGAAAGTTGAGGCAAAATTGAAGGAAGAAATAGAGAAATATGTAGAATGGATTTCAAATGTGGTTCCTGTGGTAAAGAAAAATGTGAAACTTAGGATCTGTATCGATTTCAAGGATCTTAATCGAGCAACTCCAAAGGATGTTTATGTGATGCCTATAGCCGACATGCTGGTATATTCAGAGGCTAacatgttagagtag